The Saccharomyces mikatae IFO 1815 strain IFO1815 genome assembly, chromosome: 13 genome has a segment encoding these proteins:
- the MDM1 gene encoding Mdm1p (similar to Saccharomyces cerevisiae MDM1 (YML104C); ancestral locus Anc_8.824), whose translation MIQWLIACFSLGFLFNICIFGYFIFFKSLPDLPRTQPRFVSIVSDNSNSVEIDEELRVVKGLIHEGNAQIGRELESIIDLIIRDFVQSWFTRIDKNADAKFLKVTKWRLLQTLLVVKKKLMKNDSASLIVLKLLPIFNKHFSTFCDAREAVLSDLTLERQKAANIDLQIAVEFNKNYKLHKSLSLNPNALQKEIEQSIRKTIMGLLPYLFDNDELDSVFVFTLITEVLTTCIVSPLIFKFTDPDSWNLKIVNISQNYFEERQKVHKIRKMLSKELQDHKHSMNNIGSKDIGAPSSEKLELNVDYTGKQFEHYLNQLDSLVDTNDIKYVAFSLALKIYQLEENENLNKEHLKYKKRLLLSLNLIESKLSFPSSENETSRKKPVRDSNYSDSNMNSKVILKEMKSFIVSITLRDIIDDREFIPYFNSFLNSLPETQGATFLEYSQTIESFKNPLEDATSEDIISGYSGIDNLQLQEISSKFFHNSNLQNMELLDEGLVKNIKLFTNSFQINNDEGTFILARKSVLLLQTVAIKYLDDKLLPLFKESSLFFKMLSTSHIISTNIYLNFLSTSGNGDNTEQSILIKENVKTDYMNPVRIFASPGIADALDNIVNGSEFNSDKTRISSNPRYSQLFGSENDNIFKDQLFDDENDNTTEFYIPEDHLDFPGNVEKVSVSYENSDLNSSQLHGSNNFRDDIASLTISIDQIEKELELLEHLILKADLTNNQMQLKILKKSKRTLLKELEMKELLKQQYVVQENANSLFRKTKIYIRSYFNDNSSSGLKEITYYIINIHHFNNGQVSSWDMARRYNEFFQLNTYLKNKFRDIMRQLQDLFPSKVKISLKYHVTKTLLCEERKQKLEKYLRELLSISEICEDSIFRRFLTDSAPFKLNREYMHDEIMEEPLHEAIGNSNSTSNSSSVVDLQNTKGYGDELNFYEDERHFFTDSGYPFYSQNKSFVKQICDLFISLFALKKASAGWLRGRAIITVLQQLLGSTIEKYIKVSIQKLRSEDQVLEAVIAFKNMLWGNNGVFEQKKSETMETTRSKGERLRTEQVALTSLQRLFAYTCGRVVGLRDSHEAAGRVHAMLQNPCLNASLLLEALDAILLDIICKDEEDET comes from the coding sequence atgatACAATGGTTGATAGCATGTTTTTCTCTAGGGTTCCTTTTCAACATCTGCATATTTGGGTActtcatattcttcaaatcattaCCTGATCTGCCCAGGACTCAGCCAAGGTTTGTCAGTATTGTATCCGACAATTCAAATTCTGTGGAGATTGATGAAGAGTTGAGGGTAGTTAAAGGTTTAATTCACGAAGGTAATGCGCAAATAGGTAGAGAATTAGAGAGTATTATTGATTTAATCATTAGAGATTTTGTTCAGTCCTGGTTTACAAGGATTGATAAGAATGCTGATGCAAAGTTTCTCAAAGTAACAAAGTGGAGATTATTGCAAACGCTTTTAgtggtgaagaagaagttaatGAAGAATGATAGTGCTAGTTTGATTGTTCTGAAGCTATTGCCAATTTTTAACAAACATTTCAGCACTTTTTGTGATGCCAGAGAAGCTGTGTTAAGCGACTTAACTCTTGAAAGGCAAAAAGCAGCCAATATCGATCTACAAATTGCTGTAGAATTCAATAAGAATTACAAGTTACATAAGTCATTGTCATTGAATCCTAATGCTcttcagaaagaaattgaacagTCTATAAGAAAAACTATCATGGGGCTACTTCCTTAtctttttgataatgatgagTTAGACTCTGTATTTGTTTTTACGTTAATAACAGAAGTTCTCACCACATGTATTGTTTCTCCATTAATTTTTAAATTTACTGATCCAGATAGTTGGAATTTAAAAATTGTAAACATCTCACAAAACTATTTCGAAGAGAGACAGAAAGTTCACAAAATAAGGAAAATGCTGAGTAAAGAACTACAAGATCATAAACATAGCATGAATAACATAGGAAGTAAAGATATTGGAGCTCCCTCGAGTGAGAAATTGGAGCTCAATGTTGATTACACAGGAAAGCAGTTCGAACACTATCTCAATCAGCTTGACTCATTGGTAGATACGAATGATATTAAGTATGTGGCGTTTTCATTAGCTCTGAAAATATATCAgttggaagaaaatgaaaatttaaacAAAGAGCATTTGAAGTATAAAAAGCGCTTACTactttctttaaatttgaTTGAGTCAAAGTTATCATTTCCAAGTTCAGAAAATGAAACGTCACGCAAAAAGCCTGTCAGAGATAGCAATTATTCCGATTCAAATATGAATAGCAAAGTAATactgaaagaaatgaagtCATTTATCGTCTCAATCACGTTGAGAGACATCATAGACGATAGAGAATTTATCCCATATTTCAACTCGTTCTTAAATAGTCTTCCTGAAACACAGGGCGCTACATTTTTAGAGTACTCGCAAACGATTGaatcattcaaaaatcCCTTGGAAGATGCTACATCTGAGGATATAATTTCAGGGTATTCTGGAATTGATAACCTTCAATtacaagaaatttcttcaaagtttttCCACAACAGTAACTTACAAAATATGGAATTGCTTGATGAAGGGCTAgtaaagaatattaaaCTTTTCACAAATTCCTTTCAGataaataatgatgaaggTACGTTTATTCTAGCTCGAAAAAGTGTATTACTGCTTCAAACAGTAGCTATAAAGTATCTTGATGATAAGCTTTTACCACTATTCAAGgaatcttctctttttttcaaaatgctGTCAACATCCCACATCATTTCGACTAATATATATCTTAACTTTTTGAGCACAAGTGGCAATGGTGACAATACAGAACAAAGTATCCTTATAAAGGAAAACGTAAAGACAGATTACATGAATCCTGTTAGAATTTTCGCAAGCCCTGGTATCGCAGATGCTTTAGATAACATAGTGAATGGATCTGAATTCAATTCAGATAAAACAAGAATAAGCTCAAACCCGCGCTATTCACAGCTGTTCGGTTCGGAAAATGACAACATTTTCAAGGATCAACTCTTTGACGATGAGAATGATAATACCACTGAATTTTATATTCCCGAGGATCACTTGGATTTTCCAGGTAATGTGGAGAAAGTAAGCGTTTCGTATGAGAATTCTGATTTAAATTCCAGTCAACTCCATGGGTCAAATAATTTCAGAGACGATATAGCAAGCTTGACTATTTCGATTgatcaaattgaaaaagaacttgaaTTATTAGAGCATTTGATCTTGAAGGCAGATTTAACCAATAATCAAATGCAGTTGAAAATCTtaaaaaagtcaaaaagAACTCTATTGAAAGAACTTGAAATGAAAgagcttttgaaacaacAGTATGTGGTACAAGAAAATGCTAATAGTTTGTTCAGGAAAACGAAGATATACATTAGGTCGTACTTCAATGATAATTCCAGCAGCGgtttaaaagaaataactTACTATATCATTAATATTCACCACTTCAACAATGGCCAAGTAAGTTCCTGGGATATGGCAAGAAGATATAACgagttttttcaattaaatACATACTTGAAGAACAAGTTTAGGGATATAATGAGGCAGTTGCAAGACCTGTTCCCTTcgaaagtaaaaatatcGCTGAAATACCATGTAACAAAAACGCTACTTTGTGAAGAAAGGAAgcaaaaacttgaaaagtATTTGCGAGAATTGCTATCTATTTCTGAAATATGCGAAGACAGTATTTTTAGAAGGTTTTTGACTGACTCTGCCCCGTTTAAATTGAATAGGGAATACATGCACGATGAAATTATGGAGGAACCACTTCATGAAGCTATTGGAAATAGCAATAGTACGAGTAACAGTAGCTCTGTTGTCGATTTACAAAACACCAAGGGATATGGAGACGAACTGAATTTCTATGAAGATGAACGACATTTTTTCACTGATTCTGGATATCCTTTCTATTCTCAGAACAAGTCCTTTGTTAAACAGATATGTGACTTATTTATTTCACTTTTTGCTCTAAAGAAAGCCAGTGCAGGTTGGTTGAGAGGTAGAGCTATAATTACTGTTTTGCAGCAGCTTCTTGGAAGCACCATTGAAAAGTACATAAAAGTCAGCATCCAGAAATTGAGGTCAGAGGACCAAGTACTGGAAGCAGTAATTGCTTTTAAAAATATGCTCTGGGGTAATAATGGCGtctttgaacaaaaaaaaagtgaaacaATGGAGACAACAAGAAGTAAAGGGGAAAGGTTGAGAACGGAACAAGTCGCTCTAACTAGCCTGCAAAGACTATTCGCGTATACTTGTGGGCGTGTAGTAGGTTTAAGGGATTCTCATGAAGCTGCCGGTCGAGTTCATGCTATGCTACAGAATCCGTGTTTGAATGCCAGTTTACTATTGGAGGCTCTTGATGCAATCTTATTGGATATAATATGtaaggatgaagaagatgaaacttAA